The sequence TAGATAcatacatttattattattattattattgttatttttatatatttttgtttacatatatatattggCATGTGTCTAGTGGTATGTTATATTTGCGAGTGCTAATtgtgtctgttttttccttcccttttccctttttttcctttttccttttagcttccgcctcctccacctcctccaccacctccactactactgccgctactcctactactactgcttcagACACAACCACTCAGGAcgctccacccaccaccaccaacccctcctccacttcctctcctcctccctccaccacccctgTCTCCAGCTCTgttgtctcctccacctcctcctcctcctccaccaccacagcctccgcagcctcccccgccccccctccctccaccccagcTGTCAATGGACCTACAAGTGGTGTCtccacccctacccccaccccctcccagacccccacccccccaccccaagcCATGCCCCCCTATCATGCTCCCCCCATGCACCATGCAGCCCCCTcagcccctcaccccccccttagTGCAGCCCCAGGCCAGGCCCCAGCTGCTGCCCCTCCTGCCTcagcccccacccctcccccagtGCCTCAGCCCCCCCAGAGTGCATTAATGCCCCCCAGCACACACCCGGGGCCTGCAGgcagccccctcccccccggtGCTCCCCCAGGCCAAGGGGTCATGATGGCCCATAACACAGGGATGCCCCAGGGTGCCCAGATGCCCCCGCCTCTGCCCCTGCCCCCACGCACCCACCGGCTACCCTCCAGGTCCTCATGCCCCTCCAGGTGGTTCCCCAACACCCCAAAGCTCCACCCCAGGGGCCTTAGCACCCCGAACTCTGCCCAGGGAGCCCCATGCCCCCCACAATGCCCCCAGCCCCACATGCCCCACAGCCCTCATATGCCCCACAGCCCCCACATGCCACAGAGCCCCCACATGCCACAGAGCCCCCACATGCCCCACAGCCCTGCCCCAGCCCCTCACAGTGCCCCAGGACCCATGCCCCAGCACCCCTCACAGGCCCCCCACCCTGGTCATGGCCCCATGCCTCCCCAGCAGCCCCCCATGGCCCCACCCATGGCCCAGCACCCCAGCACCCTCCATGCCCCCTGGCACCCCAGGGGCATGACTCAAGACACATGCCCCCCATAGTGCCCCTCCACAAATGCCCCTCACTCAGCCCCAGGGTATGCCCCCTCACTCAGCACCCCAAGCCCTGCCTCCTCACTCGGCTCCCCATGCCCCACAGGCCCCCAGGGCCCCCCACCCCCAAGCTGGTATGCCCCCTCAGGGCCCACTGCCCCCCATGACACATCCTCATAGTGCCCTGCCCCCTCATGCACCCCAGgggcctcctcctgccccccagCCCCCTCATGCTCCTCAACCTCCCCATGCCCCCCATGGCCCCCAGCCCCCCCATGGCCCCCAGCCCCCCCATGCCCCCATGCAACACCCCCAGACAGCCATGTCCCCCCACCCCCAGGGCCCCATGCCCCCACATTCCACCCCAGGGTCCAAGCCCCCCCAATGCCCCAGGCCCCATGCCTCCACACTCCCAGGGCCCCATGGCTGGCCACCCTCCCCCAGCCATGCCCCCCCAAGCCCCAGGGTATGGGGCCATGATGCCGTCTGGACCGCCACACGCCCCGATGCAGCCCCAGGCCCAGCCCCCACCCCAGGGAGCTCCCATGCCCCCTGGCATGGGCGCCCCGCCTGCCCCGAACTCCCCAGCCCCGCCGCAGCACCCCCCGGCGTGAGGCCCAAGGAAGACTGAAGAGGAacaacaaggaaggaaggcaaaaaaggaggaacaaagaagatgaaagagaatgaacaaggaaggaaggaaggaaggaatacagcGTTTGTCTTGTCATGTGTTACAACTTTTCCTGTTTATTCATAttcttgagaaggaaggaaggaaggaaggaaggaagcaatctAATGTGCTCTCAGATTTTTTATACTGTAGCtctgagaagggaggaggaggaggaggaggatgaatcagaagaagaaaggaggtagtTTGGTGCTCACTCTGTAGtgcatatatttcttttcatgataGTTCTTGCTTAGTCAAGGAGGAAAGATCTGAAATGGGGAACAGCACAACAgtagcaagaaggaaaaaaagaaacaattatATTTATCTCTGTATTGCAATTTGTTCCTCAGTTTATTTCTCTGATGTAACTAAAGTCATTGCAAGGCTGGGCTGAGGGACTTCACAGGCACAGGGAACAGAGGGCAGCAATGAGGTGGCTTGTCTTGCACCGTACACATTTTTACAATCATTTTTGACCCTTGCAATATGTCTGAGCACTTACTCTTGTGGTGGGTTGGCATCTAATGTCTATTTGTCTTATTTAAGTTATTTCTTAGTGGTGTAGGTTGGCAgactatagtccaaccaaattgtcgagtctgttTACGGGGAGGCTATCAGgggtccattcctcccctctgctatgccacacagtcccaacacctattttttcctatcatatattacctttaccttacatatgagaggaaaagacaggtgttgaaactgtgtggcagagcagaggggagaaatggacccacgggagcctccgcccaaatggactcgacaatttggttggactttaGTTATACTGTGGCAAAGGCCTGTATTCTCAAACGCtcttggctctcacaacaaccatttcccaaAACCATGAAAGAGAAGGTTATTTGGGTTCCCATGAGtggtcttcacatttatggtGCAGAGGCTGTGTCAAATCACCaataggctcataaaattacTACTTCTTTAAATACTAACATGACTTCtaccattattttcacatggtgCATaaaccttgtcaaaccatcactaggctcatgaaactgcccttggaaatactaacacaacaacctccaccaaagccttgtcaaaccatcactaggctcatgaaactgcccttggaaatactaacacaacaacctccaccaaagcctggCTCATGAAACTGCCCTTGAAATACTATACtaacaacctaacccaacccagccTACTCAGACTATCAACTTATGAAGAAAGCCAtgaaaaatactaacacaataacctccaccaaagccttgtcaaaccatcactaggctcatgaaactgcccttggaaatactaacacaacaacctccaccaaagccttgtcaaactatagccaggctcataaaacactccatggaaatacccacaacggCCTCTACCAAAACCTAAACAAATGTGTGTGAGCTcggaaatgtttgaaaatataggCCTGAGACTTCTTGGTTAAGTTAGAGAGTTAGTGACTTTTTACTGTTTTGTATGACCTGTCGTgagtgctgggagggaggaagcacTTGACGGAGACAGTGAACGGATGACAGCCTTCCAGCATTTTAACTTATTGATGATTAGGAGACGGTGAaatatggatgatgatgatgatgatgatgtaattgTAATGATTTCAACAGAGACATACCAAGATTCATTTTATATTAATCTGCATTGccagactttattttttttctgagtatTGTGAAAGAGTTAATAATAGTTCACAATTatattagttttttctttttcttttttattattattatttttaaaaagCAAAGATTGTAAAGATTTTTCTCACCCAGTTTCATGACATTTGGAAGCACACTGATAGGAAAGAATTACTATATAAATATGGAATTATAGATTCTCTTTTTTATCCTGTTGTAGAATATTGTCATTGCACAACTTCAGCTATAAGAAAAATACCTTCATATCGGAAACAATTGCAGAAAATAATTACTTTATAAATATGCAAATACAGTGTTTTTTTGCTGTTTAGAACTTTCTCATTGCTCAACTTCAGCTATAAGAAAAATACCTTCATATCGGAGACTATTGCAGAAAATAATTGCTatataaatatgcaaatacaGTGTTTTTTTGCTGTTTAGAATTTCCTCATTGCTTAACTTCAGCTATAAGAAAAATTCCTTTATATCGGAGACTATTGCAGAAAATAATTGCTatataaatatgcaaatacaGTGTTTTTTTGCTGTTCAGAACTTTCTCATTGCTCAGTTTCAGCTATAAGAAAAATACCTTTATATCGGAAACAATTGCAGGAAATAATTACTTTATAAATATGCAAATACAGTGTTTTTTTGCTGTTTAGAACTTTCTCATTGCTCAATTTCAGCTATAAGAAAAATACCTTTATATCGGAAACAATTGCAGAAAATAATTGCTCTATAAATATGCAAATACAGTGTTTTTTTGCTGTTTAGAACTTTCTCATTGCATAAACAATCAATCCATCAACTTCAGCTATAAAAAATATGCATACTTTTATGTTCGAGAAAATTGCAGAAAAGAATTGCTATTTAATTAATCAATCggggacaaaaggaggaggaaggattaaagaactcagatggaagagaagaagaaaggaaaaagaagggcaggagttaggaaataatgaaaaggaaagaaggagccaaaagggagagagaagaagaaaggaaaaagaagggcaggagttaggaaataatgaaaaggaaagaaggagccaaaagggagagagaagaaaggaaaaagaagggcagGAGTTAGCGGAATaggtctaaagaagaagaagaagaagaaaacctaaGTTTGGAAAAAAGGAACAAGCaccaagaatagaaaagaagacaagaaaagaaatttaatgcacgaaataaagaaaattcatggggggccgttgcaaaggcttAACCCCCCGAACATCAAGTAaacagattgtcgtactcggcatACATTTTTCGTCACGGCCCAAAACTGTCgagcctacactgataacgatatacacttacaattagagttcagatggttaattatcgatgtttttttctttgttatgggtcagaaacaggaaaataccaTGTTGAGTTGAGTTTTCGGTCGGGAGTGATGTAGCTTTTTCTGGGTCTGTGGTCTTTCTCAATCTTTCTCAGTCTGGGTCTTTTGAGTGTCTAAATTTCTttacgtctcctcttcctttcttttctcttctcttttttgccAAAATTTATATAGCActgtctgagtacgataatctagtcacatgtacagcaagagcaagagcaaggtcGGGCGGGCTGGCTGGCTCCCACCTGTGCTGCCTCACCTGTGCCTAATTAACACCCTGATTTACCTGCCCTGATCTACCTGCCTTGATTTCCCGCCTCCAGGACCACCGGCACGACACGTAAGCACAGGGATTATTTTTATTACAGccaagaaaacagctcaagggggaaaaaacaataaaaaaaacgattATCActgcgcgttttttttttttttatatacaaggTAGGCCAGGTATATAAcactattttattctattttttctgcCTTATCTATCACTACCAGAGgccagcatgtgatcagaccaGAGGGAATGACAGGCTATTAATTAAAGCGTACAGGttgtcacgtacacacacacacacacacacacacacctgtcaacatACACAGGTGCACACGTAACCGCCAGCCAGGACAGGTGTGTTGGATATAGCGTTGAGGCGAAACAAGGAAAGTACAGGTGTGTGGGGACTGATTAGCCGCCtgtcacctgtacacacacacacacacacacacacacacacacacacctgtcagcgTACACAGGTGCACACGTAACCGCCAGCCAGGACAGGTGTGTTGGATATAGTGTTGAGGTGGAACAAGGAAAGTACAGGTGTGTGGGGACTGATTAGCCGCCtgtcacctgtacacacacacacacacacacacacacacacacacacacctttccatgTACACAGCCAGGACAGGTGTGTTGGATATAGCGTTGAGGTGGAACAAGGAAAGTACAGGTGTGTGGGGACTGATTAGCCGCCTGTCACctgtacacacacgcacacacacacacacacacacctgtcaacatACACAGGTGCACACGTAACCGCCAGCCAGGACAGGTGTGTTGGATATAGCGTTGAGGCGAAACAAGGAAAGTACAGGTGTGTGGGGACTGATTAGCCACCtgtcacctgtacacacacacacacacacacacacacacagacacacacacacacctgtcaacatACACAGCTGCACACACGTAACCTCTAGCCAGGACAGGTGTGTTGGATATAGTATTGAGGTGAAACAAGAATCGCACAATTCGCTTcgtctatcaccagaaaaacatgaaccgcgcgagaaaatcgttggttgggtgaaactgtaaattgtccgcAAATCCCCCATTAgataggttacattaggttgttaggttagtttGAATTTACTCCGTCCACTCCACCTGCATGCCTTCTTTATACAGGTGTACTGCTTAGTGAgggttttattttctatttatttttttatttttttaactttgggCCGCTTCCTAATCCATCAAATAAAATCATTGTTATTCCCTAGCATGGTTGGGACGCGCGTGTACGTCGGAGGCCTGAGCTACCGGGTGGGGGAGCGCGATCTGGAGCGCTTTTTCCGCGGGTATGGCCGAGTGAGGGACATCGTCATCAAGAACGGGTTTGCCTTCGTGGTGAGTATGtttggttgtatgtgtgtgtttgtgtaggtgtgtgtgtgctttagttTGTGAATGTTGACTGAaattatatgttttttcattaatttatttttgtatttatctgtttgtgtgtgtgtgtgtgtgtgtgtgtgttaatacatGAATCATATTTGAActtatacatattcttttatttctttgtgtaTTGCCgtgtttatttattcacttatttatgtgtgtttactCTCTCCGTCTACCCAGGAGTTTGACGACTACCGGGACGCTGACGACGCTGTGTACGAGATGAACGGGAAGGACCTGATGGGGGAGAGGTAAAGGTATtggacacacgtacacacacacacacacacacacacacacgtaaagaaatatagcttcccacaaagaaatatagagatttggaacagactaagtgaggatgtagtattggcgagaAGTGTGCAAacctttaaggaaaagttggataaatgtagagaCGGAGACGGggccacacgagcgtaaagcccaggtcctttaaaactacaactaggtaaatacactacTACACTAccattagtataaaaaaaaaaaatatcctcactcaccttcctctccctcgctcctcctACACCAtaattctcccttctctcccaccgtAAACtaactcatctccttttctctccttctctctcccacagGGTATTAGTGGAGTTTGCCCGGGGAAGCAGAGCGGCAGGGGGTGGAGGTGCCTACCCACCCCACTCGAGGAAGCACCGAGCCCCATGGATggagaagtaagggagggaacGTATAGGAATTTACTGAGTACACAAGTAGAATGATTGTTTGGGTTATAATTAGGGAAGGTTAAGGGTCTTTTCACACTCATGGAGACCAGCAATTGTTAACTAGAAAGTTGcattagatttttttatttatttatttatttttatttttatttttttacaacaaaggagacagctcaagggcaacaaaatgagtgtagaagaaaaaaaaaaggcccgctacttgccgctcccaaatAGGTTATAtagataggttagattagataaATTATAGATGGAACTTCTTGATAGAAAGTCTCGTAAGTAAGCGGGAATTAAGGTTAAGGGTCTCTTCACACTCATGGAAGCCAGTGATTGTTAGCTAGAAAGTGGCATtagatttttgttttattattattactattttttatttatttatttattttatttatttatttatttatttatttatttatttatttatttatttattttttacaacaaaggaaacagctcaagggcaacaaaatgagtgtagaagagaaaaaaagcccgctacttgccacTCCCAAATAGGTTATAtagataggttagattagatagATTATAGATGGAACTGTTagatagaaagtctcgttagtaaaTGAGAattatttacctttcctctcgCCCCGACAGGTATGGCTTCCCGACACGCACTGATTACCGCCTCATCGTGGAGAACCTGTCGAGCCGAGTGtcctggcaggtgtgtgtgtttgtgcgtttgtgtgcctgtgaggAAGGAAATCAGAATCCCTTTCCAAAATCATCAGTTCCTTTAAATTTGAAGTGCAGGAAATTAGTTATCAGAAAATTTTGCAAACTACAAGCCTTTCCTGATGCTAGTTCAGTTATCAGTTAATCCTTTTTGGTATGATTATCAAGTGGAGAAAGTGGAGTGTATTTGGTTCAGAGTATTGTGAGTTAAGGCTGAGAGGTGGTGGTATTTGTTAAATggttgtgtgttatgtgtgttacATGTCATGGTATGCCTGGTGAACacaacagcaccaccatcaccatcaccacacacacacacacatagcagtcTTCACACAGTACTTTTTGTTTCACTACGCACAGCTCACAACCAGAAGAGCTCAGATTCAGttactgggcacacacacacacacacatagcagtcTTCACACAGTACTTTTTGTTTCACTACGCACAGCTCACAACCAGAAGAGCTCAGATTCAGttactgggcacacacacacacacacacaaacacactgctccagtagctcagtggttaaagctctgcactGCCAGGCTCCAGTTTGGCAGGAGGAGGGTCCCTGCTGAGGCCAGGATATTTCGGCTGataaggagtggttactgtccctccttgagcaaggggtaTGGGGTGTGTGACATGTGAAGGTTCCAGGAACATGGAGATCAACTATAATGAGCTTGGTTgagtcgggagggtacttgctggtgatgacaagtccagcatgtgatcaggccatggtgaattgcacacacacacacacacacacacacacacacacacacacacacacacacacacacacacacacacacacacacacacacacacattaatcacaTCAGcaacaagaagtaaaaaagtaggatgagaaaaaaataataaaaacgaagaggaaaacccttacaaaaaaacagaaaaagaactgCTAATCCTACTTAATTAACATATCCTTTTAAGGCCTTGTAAGAAAGAGcttgtgaggaaggagagaaggaaggaaggaaggaaggatgtctctctccccccacaccctcccaaacgctctcttctctctttcgccCACAAACAGCTAATTGCTCCTTGCCTAGGTGATCAAACTGCCTGTGTAGGGTTAGACAGGTGCGCAGGACAAATATATCGGTCAACTTTACTCATAGATTCTCCAGAtgtagcctcctcttcctcttcatcttctgcctcctcctcctcctcctcctcctctagcacctttctctctctctctcatcatctcatcacccctttcccttcctcacactcT comes from Eriocheir sinensis breed Jianghai 21 chromosome 49, ASM2467909v1, whole genome shotgun sequence and encodes:
- the LOC126981640 gene encoding basic proline-rich protein-like; amino-acid sequence: MAEVKPPARPPGPHALAPALRMSLPTNYRQVAMMGPAPTPGPTPSSAPSNPSATCAGNGGTGSNKDRLARTPSTPASSAKGVGEANVPSPFSTPVHGNPSFNPQKMGTGKGAHSGEGRIPKPPKAPDKPLMPYMRYSRKVWDQVKAANNDLKLWEIGKIIGSMWRDLPEADKQDFVDEYETEKLEYEKAMKSYHASPSYQAYLSAKTKAGSAALEEKEILDRSSSTAAAGTKLDRRIDIQPAEDEDDYDDGLSVKHVSHARYLRNHRLINEIFSDTVVPDVRSVVTSQRLTVLRRQVQSLTMHQKKLETELQQIEEKFEAKKRKFVEAGDSFQGELKKVKAMAPKLDEGSFASMVERQKEVLRREAEERQRTAQGLPPRPASTSSPQAPSAAPAPAPAPQREESNEAAGPAPHNTATPVEAMPSPAPPQQEGSESSTETDSKQEASASSTSSTTSTTTAATPTTTASDTTTQDAPPTTTNPSSTSSPPPSTTPVSSSVVSSTSSSSSTTTASAASPAPPPSTPAVNGPTSGVSTPTPTPSQTPTPPPQAMPPYHAPPMHHAAPSAPHPPLSAAPGQAPAAAPPASAPTPPPVPQPPQSALMPPSTHPGPAGSPLPPGAPPGQGVMMAHNTGMPQGAQMPPPLPLPPRTHRLPSRSSCPSRWFPNTPKLHPRGLSTPNSAQGAPCPPQCPQPHMPHSPHMPHSPHMPQSPHMPQSPHMPHSPAPAPHSAPGPMPQHPSQAPHPGHGPMPPQQPPMAPPMAQHPSTLHAPWHPRVPCPLMHPRGLLLPPSPLMLLNLPMPPMAPSPPMAPSPPMPPCNTPRQPCPPTPRAPCPHIPPQGPSPPNAPGPMPPHSQGPMAGHPPPAMPPQAPGYGAMMPSGPPHAPMQPQAQPPPQGAPMPPGMGAPPAPNSPAPPQHPPA